Proteins from a genomic interval of Geodermatophilus obscurus DSM 43160:
- a CDS encoding FAD-linked oxidase C-terminal domain-containing protein, whose product MTAIAEPAVSHRTAALADRLRTAVGTERVLTDRTQVRTYECDGLANFKVTPAIVVLAESRQHVVDTVRLCAEAGVPFVARGSGTGLSGGALPSADGVLLVLSRLRALSPVDADNRQVTVEPGVINLWVTRDAAPYDLAYAPDPSSQLVCSIGGNVAENAGGAHCLKYGFTVNHVLGAEVVLPDGEVVHLGGRAPEHPGYDLLGAFIGSEGTLGVATELTLRLIRVPEAVQTMLVGYSSVEDAAGTVSDIIAAGILPAAVEMMDALAIEAAEAAVSCGYPAGAVAVLVIELDGPQVEVEAQFKQVEDIARARNAFETRIAPDDAERALMWKGRKSAFAAVGRISPSYFVQDGVIPRTKLPEVLAEMKRMADEKGLRVANVFHAGDGNLHPLVLFDDAVEGQAHEAEELAGDILELCVTSGGSITGEHGVGSEKRMKMAKQFTAEDLDTMQLLRCAFDPDGIANPGKVFPTPRLCGERPGVRKGEHPVQAAGLGEVF is encoded by the coding sequence ATGACCGCCATCGCCGAACCGGCTGTCTCCCATCGCACCGCCGCGCTGGCCGACCGGCTCCGGACGGCGGTCGGCACCGAGCGGGTGCTGACCGACCGCACCCAGGTCCGTACCTACGAGTGCGACGGGCTGGCCAACTTCAAGGTCACCCCGGCGATCGTGGTGCTGGCCGAGAGCCGGCAGCACGTCGTCGACACCGTCCGGCTCTGCGCCGAGGCCGGCGTGCCCTTCGTGGCACGCGGCTCGGGCACCGGCCTGTCCGGCGGCGCGCTGCCGAGCGCCGACGGCGTCCTGCTGGTGCTGTCGCGGTTGCGCGCGCTGTCCCCGGTGGACGCGGACAACCGCCAGGTCACCGTCGAGCCCGGGGTCATCAACCTGTGGGTCACCCGTGACGCGGCGCCCTACGACCTGGCCTACGCACCCGACCCGTCGTCCCAGCTGGTCTGCTCCATCGGCGGGAACGTGGCCGAGAACGCCGGGGGCGCGCACTGCCTGAAGTACGGCTTCACGGTCAACCACGTCCTCGGCGCCGAGGTGGTGCTGCCCGACGGGGAGGTCGTCCACCTGGGCGGGCGCGCTCCCGAACACCCCGGCTACGACCTGCTGGGCGCCTTCATCGGCAGCGAGGGCACGCTGGGGGTGGCCACCGAGCTGACCCTGCGGCTGATCCGGGTGCCGGAGGCGGTGCAGACCATGCTGGTCGGCTACTCCTCGGTCGAGGACGCCGCCGGCACGGTCAGCGACATCATCGCCGCCGGGATCCTGCCGGCCGCCGTGGAGATGATGGACGCCCTGGCCATCGAGGCCGCCGAGGCCGCGGTGAGCTGCGGCTACCCGGCGGGCGCGGTGGCGGTGCTGGTCATCGAGCTCGACGGCCCGCAGGTCGAGGTCGAGGCCCAGTTCAAGCAGGTCGAGGACATCGCCCGGGCCCGCAACGCCTTCGAGACGCGCATCGCGCCCGACGACGCGGAGCGGGCGCTGATGTGGAAGGGCCGCAAGTCGGCGTTCGCGGCGGTCGGCCGGATCAGCCCGAGCTACTTCGTGCAGGACGGCGTCATCCCCCGCACGAAGCTCCCCGAGGTGCTGGCCGAGATGAAGCGCATGGCCGACGAGAAGGGGCTCCGCGTCGCCAACGTCTTCCACGCGGGCGACGGCAACCTGCACCCGCTCGTGCTGTTCGACGACGCGGTCGAGGGCCAGGCGCACGAGGCCGAGGAGCTGGCCGGCGACATCCTCGAGCTCTGCGTCACCTCCGGCGGCTCGATCACCGGCGAGCACGGGGTGGGCAGCGAGAAGCGCATGAAGATGGCCAAGCAGTTCACCGCCGAGGACCTCGACACGATGCAGCTGCTGCGGTGCGCGTTCGACCCCGACGGCATCGCCAACCCGGGCAAGGTCTTCCCGACCCCGCGGTTGTGCGGAGAGCGGCCCGGCGTCCGCAAGGGCGAGCACCCGGTGCAGGCAGCCGGCCTGGGCGAGGTCTTCTGA
- a CDS encoding FAD-binding oxidoreductase, with the protein MTAVTAAHRPGDAGDAVGGVVPREVVRPGTVEEVAEVLRAAAADGRTVVPVGGRSKLTWAAPPESCDLLVDLTGLDRVVEHVAGDLTVVAEAGVRLADLQAQVGEAGQLLGLDPPEDGATLGGIVSANASGPRRLRYGTTRDLLIGITVVLADGTVAHAGGKVVKNVAGYDLGKLFTGAHGTLGVVASTTWRLHPVPPARRVVTLELPDAAAAGPLSIALARSTLTPSAVELVGSAGGAARLVVLFESIAESVTDQARAAVALLGGGEESEDLPGDLGRRPGGADDVLLRLAYAPASLSAVLAALPAGTAVAAHAATGVSYAAVPAADAADALPRLRAAIAPHDGTAVVLRAPDAVRDRLDHWGPVGDSLDLMRRVKERFDPERRMSPGRFVGGV; encoded by the coding sequence ATGACCGCGGTGACCGCCGCTCACCGGCCGGGGGACGCCGGCGACGCGGTCGGGGGCGTGGTCCCGCGCGAGGTCGTCCGGCCGGGCACGGTCGAGGAGGTCGCCGAGGTCCTGCGGGCCGCGGCCGCGGACGGGCGCACCGTCGTGCCGGTCGGCGGGCGCAGCAAGCTGACCTGGGCCGCGCCGCCGGAGTCGTGCGACCTGCTGGTGGACCTCACCGGCCTGGACCGGGTCGTCGAGCACGTGGCTGGCGACCTCACCGTCGTCGCCGAGGCCGGGGTCCGTCTCGCGGACCTGCAGGCGCAGGTCGGCGAGGCCGGCCAGCTGCTCGGACTCGACCCACCCGAGGACGGCGCCACGCTGGGCGGCATCGTGAGCGCGAACGCGTCGGGACCGCGCCGCCTGCGCTACGGCACCACCCGCGACCTGCTCATCGGCATCACCGTCGTCCTCGCCGACGGCACGGTGGCCCACGCGGGTGGCAAGGTCGTCAAGAACGTCGCCGGGTACGACCTCGGCAAGCTGTTCACCGGGGCGCACGGGACGCTCGGCGTCGTCGCCTCCACCACCTGGCGGCTGCACCCGGTGCCGCCTGCGCGCCGGGTGGTCACGCTGGAGCTGCCGGACGCGGCGGCCGCCGGGCCGCTGTCGATCGCGCTGGCCCGCTCGACGCTCACCCCGTCGGCCGTGGAACTGGTCGGCAGCGCCGGGGGTGCCGCCCGGCTGGTCGTGCTGTTCGAGTCGATCGCGGAGTCGGTGACCGATCAGGCGCGGGCCGCCGTCGCCCTGCTGGGTGGCGGCGAGGAGTCCGAGGACCTGCCGGGGGACCTCGGCCGGCGGCCCGGCGGTGCGGACGACGTGCTCCTGCGGCTCGCCTATGCGCCGGCCTCGCTGTCCGCGGTGCTGGCCGCGCTGCCTGCCGGTACGGCGGTGGCCGCGCACGCCGCCACGGGGGTGTCCTACGCGGCCGTGCCGGCCGCCGACGCGGCCGATGCGCTGCCCCGGCTGCGCGCCGCCATCGCGCCGCACGACGGGACCGCGGTGGTCCTGCGTGCGCCCGACGCCGTCCGCGACCGCC